The window CTTTACACTTCCAGAAAACTGAGATTTGAGTGTATTTCTCAACTAGACAGTAGTATTCCTTTCATGTAACCAGTAATCATGTCCTTTGGCTCTGAAATATCTGAAACTAACACACGCCACCTCTTTTTTTCCTGCTTGGAGGATGCAATGTGTTTGATAACTGCAAAAGGTGCAATAATGGCACGTGGGAGGCGAAGGATGATTTCTACATCACTGGGAGCTACTGCGCTGAGTGTCGTCAGGGCTGGTCTGGAGGAGACTGCTTGAGTGAGTAGGGACTCCCACAGGCTTCCTTCAGTACTTCACAACTAGTAGTGCAGCTACTACTGCTAGTGAGTCTAAAGAGGGAGGTCTGAGAGATTCGGATTTTGAGCAACTGTGTGAAGATTTACAGATGCAGTGTCCACAGTGCTAACCTTCAGTGTAGTGTTGGTCTTTCAGAGGACCAACGTAATGGAAACCATGAGCACTGGACCTCATCTAGCAATGTCTTCCTGAGACGTTTCTCTAATTTGTTCTAGAGAAAGGTCCTAACAAACAGTCTACAGTCGtcagtaactacaaggacttctgtacaagctggtgGGGTTATTATTTGGTAATGGAATTATTAAGGATgttaaactgcagaattgttcacagatCTTATAATGATGGAAGTCCTCATAAACTGAACATACCCCACATAATTTGGTGGATCAGCTCTATTTATATAATGtggagtttattattattattattattattattattattattataaggaTTTTATTAAGTTTGTATTGtttatattttctttaataaaataattaaaaaaaacattgtacatgtatatgtatatatatatatatatatatatgtgtgtgtgtgtgtgtgtgtgtgtgtgtgtgtgtgtgtgtgtgtatgggtatcCATGTGGGTTTTTTCCCTTCCAGCATGTGGAGAAGTTATAAGGAGGCCTCAAGGTCATGTGATCCTAGAGAGCTACCCAATCAATGCCAAATGTGACTGGACTCTGCATGTCAGCAGTGGGTTGACCATGGAACTCAGGCAATTCCCTTTCCACCTATAATAACTGATGAAGCTGTATAGCATTAGGGGGGGTACCTGCAGTGGGACAGTTGATGATGCTTGTACTGTATAATCCACGTTTTGGTTTGTTTCCAGGTTCACGATGCTCAGTCTGGAGTTTGATCACAGCTGTCGGTACGATTACGTGGAGGTTCGTGATGGAGACAGTCCTAACTCGCGTGTGATTGGCAGATACTGTGGGGACGACATCCCTTCACCCATCAGGAGCTCAGGAGACACTTTGCACATTCGCTTCGTGTCTGACGGCTATAACAATTACGATGGATTCTCTGCCATGTTTCGGGAACTCTCAGGTGCAGTTTACAAATGCAGGTACTTACAGtcgcatgcaaaagtttgggcactcttGGTCAAATTGCATGTAATTCTttaacataaatacacacaatctCCATAGAGATGTCTGTTCATTTTAAtcttttaaaatctttaaaactGAGGTGTTTATATGACCTTCTGAACAAGtgttatttaaaagaaaaagaattttaatgacacatttatatatttcatatcATGTTTAATATATATGGAATAAATATGGGTAATGTATATGGaacagaaaatgtattttattacatAGTAAGAAAttctaatttatatatatatatatatatatatatatatatatatatatatatatatatatatatacttacagagatctgggtccaaGCTTATTTTGAGTGACAAGGAAAAACTCACTTAACaatactgttattattttaaatattgtttagtaaatatttaataattaattattatcacACTGAAGTAACAGAGGTGTATTTGTATGATACGCTTATCTATAAATTGTTAATACACAATTACTGAATTCAGCAGATCAATAGAAATTATGCTCTAAAATTAGCAGAAAATGCCACATTTATGACTGTTTGCTTATGGTTCACTTATGTACAGTTAGAAAATCAAAGCATTTGACCAGCGTTGTCCAACCctctgcataagactgtatgttCATAGTTGAAAATCatgaatgcatttttacttCACAATGCTTCttgatgtctgtgtgtgtttctgcagcaTGCAGCTCATATCCCTGTATGAACGGAGGCATCTGTTCACTGGATCCAATTAAGGCTTTCCGCTGTGCTTGCCGAGGAGGTTTCACAGGCCTACGCTGTGAAAACAGTGAGTCTTAAAATTGCTCATTTGGTGGAAAAAAGGATGAAACACTGCACAGTTGTGGAAATGTGGGCGCGAAGATGGCAAAACGGAAAGAAACCAGAAGCCTTCTTTTTACACcactggtcaaaagtttggaatcacagaTGTCGATCGTATGAAACCCTTTTTTTATGGTGGACAAATGTTTACTGCTGTCCATGATccccatttttgtccatttttagttttctgtacactgtgtaagtagctctggatgcatgaaccaatagaaatgttctaaatgACTTGAAATGAACTTACTTACTTTAGTATTcacctgtaaagtcaccattacAAGATgcgtttttcattggacagcaacgattTATACAACTCGGGAAAAAAATTAGAGACCGCCCTACATtgtcagtttctctggttttactatttataggcgtGTGTTTATGGGGAAAagtttgcattgtatttcataaaccatggacaacatttcctctAAATTACAaatcaaaatattattatttagagcatttattagCAGACATTACAGCTGCTCAGATAATGCAAAGAATAATATGATAATTATAATTCaaaaaagttattattcagatttaaacaacgcagtactaatatttgaactgaAAGAGCATTCGAAAATCACCATGGTGAAATAatcttgactgccaatcacagcttttatGTCTTggctggctctccactagtctttcacactgctgctgggtgactttatgccttccatagtctgcaaattcagctaaccCAGCTTTGTTGATGAAATGTCTGGAATacaatggctgtgtgtgtgtgtgtgtgtgtgtgtgtgtgtgtgtgttttataataaatatgacCTCTTTGTACATTAATTTTATACATGCAGAACATGTATAAAATGCATGGCATATAAACCCAACACTACATCCCTGTGGCTGTGTAGACCCTCCTGGATGTGTAGCCCCTCCCAAACCCATTCATGGGGACCTTTTCCTGCAGTATGATGATGGAGACATCGCCACTTCAGTTCAGTACCTCTGCTATAAACCATACAAACTCAAAGGAGCCTCCCGGAGGACTTGCCTGCCCAATGATACTTGGAGTGGGACAGCTCCAACCTGCATCAGGGGTAAGCTGGACCTGATTCTTCTTTGACCTGTGCATTCATTGCATGTAAATTCGTTTACCTTTAGCCGTTGGAGCCGTCTGAGGTTGTCAGTTCTTCACACATACTGCTAACTGTGCTTGCATTCAAAGTTAGAGACAAAGTTAGAACACTTTGAACATCAGATTACAGACTGTCAAATGAGGGCTTTATGCGTCTCAGCAGTTTCATAGGATTAAGGAGGAATCTGCTCCGAAGAGCAAATGAACTTCAAGCCTTGTGAAGCCATGGAAATTGACTTATCCATGAAGCTCCATGAATGCGTTAGCATTTTTAAACTAAATGACCTCCATGCCTTCCTTCTTTAGTCTTTTATCCATATTTGAGTgcaacatacactgtatgtccaaatgtttgtggacacccctaccaATTAATGCATAtagctactttacattgcacccactgctgagacagatgtgcaaatgcacacagacacagcttgtctagtccctgtagagcagtactgccaatggaataggactctctggagcagataaacatgatcccACTGGTACCATGACTAATAcgaggtgtgggctagaggggtataaagccctttATAAAGGTTATGGacgaagtggggtggtgatcattcaacattctgactCTACTAACCCTAATGAAGCACAGATTTGGTCTTCATTGATTTTAATACACAACAAAAAAGACCACTATTATATCCCAGTGGCGTGACTTTTCATatgtatattaattatataattatttttaataacgcACTCTCTAAAGGTGGACAGGTTGTCAAGAAACCAGAACTCTTAATGGGTTTAATGGGATTTTACCAGCTGTAATACCTCTCCAACCTTTTCTGCAAAAGAGCATACTGTATTTGGGGGAGGATCATAGATAGCTCAGTTATCTTGGATAATCTAGTGCAGAACGTGACTTGGGTACATCTGCTTTAGATCTTTAGGAGAACATCTCAAGCAGCATGGCTTATCTGTGTGTACTAACCTCTGTTTGGGGATGCAGAAGCAAAACCGGCCAAAAAAGACTGTCCTTCCCCGCCACAACTGCATCATGGCTACACACAAGTCTTGGACTCGGATGGTGTATCAAGCAGTGTGGAATTCTTTTGCGATCATCCGTACGTCCTGAGTGGGAGCTCAAGGAGAACATGCCAGCAGAATGGGACCTGGAGTGGTACACAGCCCAAGTGCATCCGAGGTACAGTCTTGGTGATAGTGGCATATCTTTCTTACCAGCTATGCAAAGACGTGGTATTACGAGACCGCTCATGTTGCAGTATGAATGCTTTGCTGCTGTGTTGCAGCTTGTCGTGAACCAAAGGTTTCAAAACTTGTGCGTCAGAAGGTGATGAAACCCCAGCCTCCTTCCAGGTATGGTGGTTTATACACACGCAAACAAcatctcacacatacacagagacaTGTAGTCATTGAACTTAAATATTAAACAGAAGATTGGAACTTAATTTAATGAATTTCcagtacaatatatggacaaaagtattgagacacctgcttatccagTGTTTTTCTGGAATCAAtagtatttaaaaagagttgatcctgcttttgttggagtaactgtctctactgtccagggaagaaggctttctactgttttgtggagcattgctgtgaggatttgattgcatttagctacaagagcattagtgggatcaggatgttagatgatcagcaacccacctcatccctgacaactccccaactcatcccaaaagtattggatggagcaccaccatccatcatttcagagaacacacttccaccattccacagctcaatgatggggggctttataaccctgtAGCCcatgactggcattaggcatggtgccagtaggttgtGTCTGTCTGTAGTGTACATAATACATATTGTATTTATCTGCCTTGAGATATTAAGCAGTTTATTTCTAATAATTTTAAATTTTCAGAAAGAGTCCACTACACAGGCTGTACTCTTCCTCCCAGCCGACAAACACTGAAGAAGACAGCGCTGAGAACAAGGTGGCGGTCCTGGGAGAAGTACCCCCTGGTTTTCACCCCCTCTACACCAGCATCGAGTACGAATGTGCCTCTCCTCTTTACCAGTATTCTGGTAGCACACGTCGTACCTGTCTAAAGACTGGCAAGTGGAGTGGGCGCCATGTGTCCTGCTCACCAGGTGGGGGCAGCACACACATGTTCTGGGCCCAGTGTAAAAGGTCACTGGCCCTTTGGTTCTCCAGGACTCTAACAGTAACCAATGTGGACCGCACCGGTCATTTAACTCCCACTCTCTTTTCACAGTGTGTGGTAAACTTTCATCCAGACCCCAGAGCCTGGCCGAAACCCGCTGGCCATGGCATGCTGCCGTATACCATCGCCTTCCTGACCATGACGGCCCTCTCACATTGAGGACCAAAAGGCGGGGGGACACGTTTTCTTTAATGGACTATGAGGATTCTCAGGAGAAGGTTATAGATGAGCAGACCTGGCAGCTGGTGTGCAGTGGAGCTCTGGTGAGCCAGCATACTGTGCTGCTGCCCGCACACTGCGTAACAGAGCCTGGACAGTCCTTGCCTTTGAGCACAGCTGAGCTAAGAGTGGTGCTGGGTAAACATTACCTCAGTGACCTGAGAGACAGCAAGAGGCTTCAGCACATGCAGGTAAGAGCTCTCACACTACACCCTAATCTCCTCTCAGCTAGAGGCAGCCGACTGCTAAATACAGTGCCGTGAAAAGTGTTTGCCCCCTGTCTGAATTTCTCGATTTGGACACAATTCTGAATGGCATGACATCATTAGCAAAAGGGACCCTGAGGGACCAAAAATTATAACAGTGTAatttaagtaataaaaaaaaattgatattATATAACACTTAATGCCCTTGTGTTAAAAAGTGACAACCCCTTTCTTTCAATAGCTGGTTACATTCCCCTTAGTAGCAATAACCAAAAGCAATAGCTTCCTGTAGAAAAATCATTTAAAGTTACAGTACTGTTGGAATTTTGGCCTTCTCCTCTTTTGGCCCCCATAACTAACTCAGCGATATTTGTAGGCCTTTCTAAGAGAATAAACCGTGAATTGTAGGTACTGCCGCATTTCAATAGTAGGGCAATAGAAGGGGCAACACTAGGCTCCACAACTCtaaaaaatctccaaaaatacccaattaatacatttattagcccccccccccccccccccagaatcACTCTACCCTGTCCAACCATACTCTGCCACTCTGCCTTGCACTCTCCCACCCACTAATGCCTCCAAAtctaacccacccactcaccacCCATGAGGATTTCATGCCAACAATGAAGCTTAGCTGGATCAGGATCTGGACTCCTTGCTTCCATTTAGACAGCTGCTGTGTATCAGAGAATTCTTCAATAGAATATCAGGGCATCTCTCTGTAAACTGAAGCACAGTTGGgccatgcaacaggacaatgattcaGAGCACACAGGTCTACCTCACAAAGATTACTGTCACACAGACGCACGCTGGCAGCCCTGGGAATGCCAATTCTCATTAGCACTCAGAcattcagcccccccccccccccccccacatgttCCCATTGAACTAAGGATGGACAGTTCTTACACTCAGGCTCACATGACTCATTCTGACTCGTTTCACCTGAAAAAAGTATTGCTTTTTGCCCTGCACTTGTATACTGAGCTTTCCATTGTTTCCTTTGTTCTCTCAGTTTTCCCTGACTTCCTTTTTTTGGATTTGTCCTCTTGCTATGCCTTGTTTGCttatcttctgtttttttttttcttcctcatagtttttgtttacttttttgacTAGGCCCATGTTTATGTTATGGTGTGTTATGGTTTTGACCTTGCCCTTTGCCTTTTTCACCACACTTTTGGTTTGCTCTTCTAACGTTAAAGACAGTACTTCCGAATTTTATCTGTGAGCATTTGACCAGTGTTGTTGAGCACTGcagttataatataatacatttaaatatctgGAATTGCCTTTCAAAGGCTAGATCTATCCTATTGAAATGTTGTGGCAGGACCTAAAATGTGCCGTTTGAGCTTGAACGCTTACTGCTGTCACTAAGCTGAAGTAGTTCTGCAAGGAGGAGTGAGCCAAGATTCCTCCCCAGCACTGTAAGATATTGCTGATTAATGCATTTGATTGTCGTTATGGTTACTGAGGTGGTGTAATCAGCTATTGAAAGAAAGAGGGCAATCAGTTATTCTCCCATTCTTTGTTCAGTCTTCCAAACTTCTGCTTTGTTCTTACTCCTCATAGGTGTCAGAGATCCTGGTTCATCCCAACTATGATCCGAACGTGTTCGATTCAGACCTGGCTATCCTGAAACTGGCGGACAAGGCGAAGATCAGCGAGTCCATCTCCCCAGTGTGCTTGCCTCGTATGCAGGGAGGAGAGGTGACTGCCCAACAGGCCTACATCACTGGCTGGTCTGTAGCAGGCCAGCAGGAAAGGACCATAGACACTGACTCTCAGGTGGCTCAGACTGGTGTGGTTGAACTAGCTGATGTGGCACACTGTGAAAGGCAGTATGCCCAACAGGGCATTCCCATTAGCATTAGCGATAACATGTTGTGTGGGAGGCAACATCCCACCAGCCCCACCACAGTTTGTCCTGCCAGGACAGGGGGAGTGGTTCTTTTATCCACTGACACCCGGACGTCTTCCGGGTCTGTGACATCTGATCAGCGGAGTGTAGAAGACCCAGGTGCATCTGACCTAAGCTGGGAACTGCTTGGCCTGGTGAGCTTTGGCTACGATTTGCAAAACTGTAACCCAGGATTATACACCGTCTACACACGGGTGACCAACTTCAAGAACTGGATTGTGAAGAACATTAAGTGAAGCTCTACAATAAATATACCATTTTGACTCAATTCAGGTCAAGGACAATGCTGGTGAAGCAACCGGATTTCCATGTGTAGGCTAAGGTGCTAAATTATAATGTATGAATTATGAAATACAGATACCCAGCTATGATGTTTGGGGTAAACAACCACTTTCTGGATCAGTCTAAGTGTCTATTCCTTGGGCCAGGAACACAGGCAATGCCCAATGACCTATGCTGTAGATTCTGGCTTAAAACGTATGCTTATAACTCACTTATAACAATAAGCATTACAACATTTGGCATCTAAAGCAAGATGACACATGTTAGTGAAAAACAATAGGCATAAGTGAGTATTCCTGCAGGTTTGTGCtggtgtatatttgtgtattaCGGTCACCATAGAACGGAACGTTCCGTCAAACCATTTGCAGTCATTGAGAAACGCTTTGAGGATTTGCAGGCTTTAGCTTGTCCTCCAACACTTTTTCCCACATGCCACCACTCACGCTACTTCCACAGTGCATTGATGGAGCCCACACTGAGTAATGCCTTAACATCTGAAGTGGAATTTGAAGTCTGAAGCTGGAATAAACATATTTGGGGAAAAAATCGATGTTGTTTTTCAGCGCTGTTGTCAGTCATTCAATGATTATGGCAAAATGCTTGGCTCTGTAAAGAAGATATTACTATTATTTCGGAGTGGACATGCGAAGGACGAGGCTCTGCTAGTCTAGGATTTGGAAGCGTTTCATGCTGCTGGGTGATGTCATGTTTCTGCAAATAGACAGTGGACTTAAGCAGGTCACGTAAGATCATGACCGCTTGActttgtgtatctgtgtgtgcttGTATGTGCAGGAAAAGTGGGCTTGGTTTTTTTGTACGTGAAAAGGATTGATTCAATTACATATTAATTACTGGAGATATATTAACAGTGGCACCAAAGAGGCTGGTTCCATGTTGCAGCACATTGCATCAGCCTTCAGAGCTCAGTCGGGTCAACTTTCCTCTCCAGGACACTCCTAGTGGGTTAAACTGGgtggaactttttttttgttctgtcttcTTCAGGTATAAAAAGTTTTCTGTAGATCAATTTCTTCAGTAATAACAGCTTTCTATGATCTTTGCCCACTTGACAATTACATCACACTGGTTTCAAAATTGGTATGGCTGATGACCTTCATAACCCAGCAAAGAGGTGAGGTAAAGGGAAAGCGGACCCTGGCTTGTGAACTCGACAAGCACCTCTGGGAGGGAATTCATATCCTGTTGCTCCTCGACCGAGCTGATATCTTCTGGTGGGGAGCAACAGGGGTATGAAAGGTCACTGCTAGATGCTTTCTGATTATTGAGGAGAGAGGAACTCAGAAACTGGCTGTGAGACATCACTACATGGTTTTGATCTGAGATCCATTCCTGGAGCCAGCCTTAGGCCTCCAGACTCCTCAGGAGTTAAGCTACCTATGTGGTCTTACATGTACCACCAGGGCCAATTTCTCCAGTGTCAAAGACTAGAAATTCCAGATTCCTTGAGGAAAGTTTAAAAATCAGCCCATCAGCCTACCATACTTCATTCCTGTTCCAGGGACGCAGTTTTGCTCTGGGACACCTGAACCaacaatgtttgtggacgcccctttaaatatatgttttcagctactttaaggtgcacctattgctgacacaaaagtgcaaatgcacacacacagcttttgtaGTCACTGTAAagacatattgccaatagaattggtgtctctgtagcagataaaccacttattggcactatgcctgatgccaggcatgggctagtggCGTATAAAGCTTCCCAGCATGGAGATGAACTGGGAAGTTGGAgatggaggtggggtggtgattattcaacaacctgacctcacttatgctcaTGTCATTCagtgcaatcagatcctcacagcaggtcttccctggacagtaaagacagtacCTAACTGGGAAAAGGTGCCAGTTTTTCTCTCTAGTGATGTAAAAGGAATTGGCAGTGGGCATAGGCAAGTGGTCTCTAACATTAGCGAGAGGCCACCCTTGAGAAGTTTACCATACAAGTAAAACCAAAAGAATATCAGTCAATTATCTGCAGTTAATAAACGTCACCCCCATGGTCGCTGTCCTATGCAGCTCCACAAGAGGTCTAGAATGAGCAGGAGCCAGTTGAGATGAGGTCCTGAGAAGATGATCAGTGAATCACCAGATGGAGTGGCAACTTCATGAGGCTCAAACTCATCTTTAACTCCTAACGATCAGGTCTAGAATGTGGTAGAACAGGCAATGCGTTAAAAGGTGCAGGGTCAAGACCACAAATGCCAGCCTCCTTGAGAAAGGCTTAAACGGGGACACTAGCCCAGTCTTTTTCATTCCAGACATGTTCCAGGGACACTGTTTTGCTCGGGGACACCTGAATCATTTAGGACTTTAACCCTTACTGTACCACATAGGTCCACAGTTCTCACCTTCCCTGGTGCGTTTAAGGGATCATCCCCATTGTAAGGGCAGGACTGTTAAACAAAGGGATGAAACAGACAACCACTAATTGTTGGAAGgcaaaatgcttaaaaatgcaATGTAGGGGACTTCCAGTGTCCAGTACTGGACAACACTGCACCAAAGTTCTC of the Salminus brasiliensis chromosome 25, fSalBra1.hap2, whole genome shotgun sequence genome contains:
- the pamr1a gene encoding LOW QUALITY PROTEIN: inactive serine protease PAMR1 (The sequence of the model RefSeq protein was modified relative to this genomic sequence to represent the inferred CDS: substituted 3 bases at 3 genomic stop codons), whose translation is MVLFVGRSGTWMFSLCFFKQHVCLLTLVLHVLQLCCPLIAWPYASNPQEDKCPGPRWNAMCRTCCEYERIACKCPSQRTKVGYAVPCCRNDIHQCDPCIIHQGCNVFDNCKRCNNGTWEAKDDFYITGSYCAECRQGWSGGDCLTCGEVIRRPQGHVILESYPINAKCDWTLHVSSGLTMELRQFPFHLXXLMKLYSIRGGTCSGTVDDACTVXSTFWFVSRFTMLSLEFDHSCRYDYVEVRDGDSPNSRVIGRYCGDDIPSPIRSSGDTLHIRFVSDGYNNYDGFSAMFRELSACSSYPCMNGGICSLDPIKAFRCACRGGFTGLRCENNPPGCVAPPKPIHGDLFLQYDDGDIATSVQYLCYKPYKLKGASRRTCLPNDTWSGTAPTCIREAKPAKKDCPSPPQLHHGYTQVLDSDGVSSSVEFFCDHPYVLSGSSRRTCQQNGTWSGTQPKCIRACREPKVSKLVRQKVMKPQPPSRKSPLHRLYSSSQPTNTEEDSAENKVAVLGEVPPGFHPLYTSIEYECASPLYQYSGSTRRTCLKTGKWSGRHVSCSPVCGKLSSRPQSLAETRWPWHAAVYHRLPDHDGPLTLRTKRRGDTFSLMDYEDSQEKVIDEQTWQLVCSGALVSQHTVLLPAHCVTEPGQSLPLSTAELRVVLGKHYLSDLRDSKRLQHMQVSEILVHPNYDPNVFDSDLAILKLADKAKISESISPVCLPRMQGGEVTAQQAYITGWSVAGQQERTIDTDSQVAQTGVVELADVAHCERQYAQQGIPISISDNMLCGRQHPTSPTTVCPARTGGVVLLSTDTRTSSGSVTSDQRSVEDPGASDLSWELLGLVSFGYDLQNCNPGLYTVYTRVTNFKNWIVKNIK